A genomic stretch from Deltaproteobacteria bacterium includes:
- a CDS encoding CcmD family protein, producing the protein MTALRRLLLTVALTLLPLAQAMADEAYEDFTPQPLTDPKAPLHVVLSYSAIWMLILLFVVSVWRRQARVAAELKELEKQVRGEGGSPSAPHR; encoded by the coding sequence ATGACCGCCCTCCGCCGCCTGCTACTGACCGTCGCGCTGACCCTCCTCCCCCTGGCGCAGGCCATGGCCGACGAGGCCTACGAGGACTTCACGCCGCAGCCTCTGACGGACCCGAAGGCCCCCCTGCACGTGGTGCTTTCCTACTCGGCCATCTGGATGCTAATCCTCCTGTTCGTGGTATCGGTGTGGCGCCGCCAGGCCCGGGTAGCCGCCGAGCTCAAGGAACTCGAAAAGCAGGTCCGGGGCGAGGGGGGCTCCCCCTCCGCCCCGCACCGGTAA
- a CDS encoding DNA helicase UvrD, translated as MERSMKPVEQDSQGARIIAEELKLLARVSSALSTLSTEHAGAPDYDEALVDLRDQLAEAKPEDIAAIVEQMTRIAAVAQRYGKGRDLPVDPASPYFAHLRLDEDDRLRDVLIGRRGFVDRSRQIQIVDWRNAPVSRIYYRYEEGDDYYERFG; from the coding sequence GTGGAACGCAGCATGAAGCCGGTGGAGCAGGACAGCCAAGGGGCGAGGATCATCGCCGAGGAGCTCAAGCTGCTGGCGCGCGTGAGCTCCGCTCTCTCGACCCTTTCCACCGAGCACGCCGGCGCCCCCGACTACGACGAAGCGTTGGTGGACCTGCGTGACCAGCTCGCCGAGGCGAAGCCCGAGGACATCGCCGCGATCGTGGAGCAGATGACCCGCATCGCGGCCGTGGCCCAGCGCTACGGCAAGGGCAGAGACCTGCCGGTGGACCCGGCCTCGCCGTACTTCGCGCACCTCCGGCTCGACGAGGACGACCGCCTGCGCGACGTGCTCATCGGCCGGCGCGGCTTCGTGGACCGCAGCCGCCAGATTCAGATCGTGGACTGGCGCAACGCGCCGGTGAGCCGCATCTACTACCGATACGAGGAGGGCGACGACTACTACGAGCGCTTCGGCC